A region of Paenibacillus thiaminolyticus DNA encodes the following proteins:
- a CDS encoding DUF6254 family protein, with amino-acid sequence MTSPKHRRENADKIRKQTPHSHGKVKSFRELAEE; translated from the coding sequence ATGACCTCTCCGAAGCACCGGCGTGAAAATGCGGATAAAATCCGCAAACAAACTCCGCACTCCCACGGCAAAGTGAAATCGTTCCGAGAGCTGGCCGAGGAGTAG
- a CDS encoding shikimate kinase yields the protein MSNIILIGPILTGKSTLADILSQKLGYPRCSVDDVRWQYYEEIGYSKEKEREIRSHSGSEGVYKYWKPFEAHAVIRILQEHKEHVIDFGGGHSVYEDSELFSKVEQVLQEERNIFLILPSADKTESLQILNEREFHAINKHFVEHQSNYKLAKHIIYTKDKTPEECAEEIISLVRCGTK from the coding sequence GTGTCCAATATCATACTCATTGGTCCTATACTAACGGGTAAATCCACGCTAGCAGACATTCTGTCACAAAAACTAGGATATCCGCGCTGCAGCGTAGATGATGTGCGTTGGCAATATTATGAGGAAATCGGCTACAGCAAGGAAAAGGAAAGGGAGATCCGCAGCCATAGCGGTTCAGAAGGGGTGTATAAGTATTGGAAGCCGTTTGAAGCGCATGCTGTGATAAGGATACTACAAGAACACAAGGAGCATGTCATAGACTTCGGCGGAGGGCATTCCGTATACGAAGATTCGGAACTCTTCTCTAAGGTAGAGCAGGTATTGCAAGAGGAAAGAAATATATTTTTAATCTTGCCCTCGGCGGATAAAACGGAATCATTGCAGATTTTGAACGAGAGAGAGTTCCATGCAATCAACAAGCATTTTGTTGAGCATCAATCGAACTACAAGCTGGCAAAGCATATAATTTATACCAAAGACAAAACTCCCGAGGAGTGTGCGGAAGAAATCATCTCACTCGTAAGGTGCGGAACTAAATGA
- the mgrA gene encoding L-glyceraldehyde 3-phosphate reductase: MIYQADSKRYDSMVYRRCGRWGLKLPAISLGLWHNFGGIDSFENGRAMLRRAFDLGITHFDLANNYGPPPGSAELMFGQMLKEDFRPYRDQMIISTKAGYYMWEGPYGEWGSRKYLISSLDQSLKRMGLDYVDIFYSHRPDPDTPLEETMMALDQVVRQGKALYVGISSYDAEQTTEAIRILKNLGTPLLIHQPSYSMLNRWIEEGLQDVLEDQGVGSIAFCPLQQGLLTNRYLHGIPEDSRAKKASGSLQEGEVSDQVIAKIRRLHEIAERRGQSLAQMALAWVLRGGKITSALIGASRVSQIEENVKALEQLAFTTEELADIEQVLQS, translated from the coding sequence ATGATATATCAAGCAGACTCGAAGCGTTATGATTCGATGGTCTACCGGCGCTGCGGCCGTTGGGGGTTGAAGCTGCCCGCGATTTCGCTAGGGCTGTGGCATAATTTCGGAGGAATCGATTCATTTGAGAACGGACGGGCCATGCTGCGGCGCGCGTTCGATCTGGGGATTACGCATTTTGACCTGGCGAATAACTATGGTCCGCCACCGGGTTCCGCCGAGCTGATGTTCGGGCAAATGCTGAAGGAGGATTTCCGTCCGTACCGGGATCAAATGATCATCTCGACCAAGGCGGGCTATTACATGTGGGAAGGCCCGTACGGAGAATGGGGATCGAGGAAATATCTCATTTCCAGTCTCGATCAAAGCTTGAAGCGGATGGGGCTTGATTATGTCGATATTTTCTATTCACATCGTCCAGATCCGGATACGCCGCTGGAAGAGACGATGATGGCCCTCGACCAAGTTGTTCGCCAGGGCAAGGCGCTGTACGTCGGCATTTCCTCGTATGATGCAGAGCAGACAACCGAAGCGATCCGGATTTTGAAGAATTTAGGCACGCCGCTGCTCATTCATCAGCCGTCCTATTCGATGCTTAACCGCTGGATCGAGGAGGGCCTTCAAGACGTGCTGGAGGACCAAGGCGTAGGCAGCATCGCGTTCTGTCCACTTCAGCAAGGCCTGTTGACGAATCGTTACCTCCACGGGATCCCGGAAGATTCCAGAGCCAAAAAAGCTTCGGGATCTTTACAAGAGGGAGAAGTGTCTGACCAAGTCATCGCCAAGATTCGCCGGCTTCACGAGATCGCGGAACGTCGCGGCCAGTCGCTGGCGCAGATGGCGCTTGCCTGGGTCCTGCGCGGCGGGAAGATCACTTCCGCCCTCATTGGCGCCAGCCGGGTTAGCCAGATCGAAGAAAATGTGAAGGCGTTGGAGCAGTTGGCGTTCACGACGGAAGAATTAGCAGATATCGAACAAGTATTGCAATCATAA
- a CDS encoding serine hydrolase domain-containing protein has translation MNSISIEERLRHWAEAYERNGYLHGSILVAMKGRILLNEGFGMANWEHQVPNRPSTAFRIGSITKSFTAMCIFQLHERGKLSIDDAIGKYIPDYPYGERITIYHCLTNSSGIPNYTSFSDFWPHTMRLPETLDRLIESFSGLDLEFEPGSRFGYSNSGYALLTAIIANVSGLSYADYVEEHICRPLGLRHTGCDEGIQVIPGLAAGYSWWERPIHAAYADMSFPLGAYGMYSTTEDLLAWDAALSSGRLLSRELTEKMFAPLHGSYACGWMISELFGRRCVNHFGDISGYYSDLLRLPDQDAAIIVLSNMNVVPVTQVSRELAKILFEKPVSLPLPAVPVSFTEVGSVAGKYAMDKEPFPVLDISVKQGELYLTVPKMYGVSYKFKLIPVHYDGNHATFVTEMIHERLQFSASQTGEFGCVEYTDCCGARHTAHRVE, from the coding sequence ATGAATTCGATTTCTATTGAAGAACGGCTTCGCCATTGGGCAGAAGCCTATGAGCGGAACGGCTACTTGCATGGATCGATCTTGGTGGCCATGAAAGGCCGCATCCTGTTAAATGAAGGCTTCGGGATGGCGAATTGGGAGCATCAGGTGCCGAATCGGCCGTCGACGGCTTTCCGCATCGGCTCCATTACGAAGTCATTTACGGCGATGTGCATTTTTCAGCTGCATGAGCGGGGGAAGCTGAGCATAGATGATGCGATCGGCAAGTATATCCCTGATTATCCGTACGGGGAGCGCATCACGATCTATCATTGTTTGACGAACAGCTCTGGAATTCCGAACTATACCAGCTTTTCTGACTTCTGGCCGCATACAATGAGACTTCCTGAGACGCTGGATCGGTTAATAGAATCGTTCAGCGGGCTTGACCTGGAATTCGAGCCAGGCAGCCGATTCGGTTACTCCAATTCGGGCTATGCACTGCTGACGGCCATCATCGCGAACGTATCCGGTCTGTCCTATGCGGATTATGTGGAAGAGCATATATGCCGGCCGCTCGGACTGCGCCATACTGGCTGCGATGAGGGAATACAGGTGATACCAGGGCTGGCTGCGGGTTATTCCTGGTGGGAGCGGCCGATTCATGCGGCATACGCGGATATGTCTTTTCCGTTAGGAGCCTATGGCATGTATTCGACGACGGAGGACTTGCTTGCGTGGGATGCGGCATTGTCATCAGGCCGGCTGCTCAGCCGCGAATTGACGGAGAAGATGTTCGCTCCGCTCCATGGTTCGTATGCCTGCGGATGGATGATCTCGGAGCTATTCGGCCGTCGATGCGTGAATCATTTTGGAGATATTAGCGGCTATTACAGCGATTTGCTCCGCCTCCCCGATCAAGATGCGGCAATTATCGTGCTGAGCAATATGAATGTCGTTCCGGTGACGCAGGTTAGCCGGGAATTGGCGAAGATCTTATTTGAGAAGCCAGTGTCCTTGCCGCTTCCCGCTGTTCCCGTCTCTTTCACTGAGGTTGGGTCGGTAGCGGGGAAATATGCGATGGACAAGGAGCCCTTTCCTGTGCTTGATATTTCCGTCAAGCAAGGGGAGCTGTATCTGACCGTGCCGAAAATGTATGGGGTAAGTTATAAGTTCAAGCTTATCCCGGTCCATTACGATGGCAACCACGCTACCTTTGTGACCGAGATGATTCACGAACGGCTTCAGTTCTCGGCTTCTCAGACGGGTGAATTCGGGTGTGTAGAGTACACGGACTGCTGCGGAGCGCGGCATACCGCCCATCGAGTCGAGTAG
- a CDS encoding DeoR/GlpR family DNA-binding transcription regulator: MREKRLQDIEEYIHSVGTVSLDELCEHFNVSKNTIRRDISNILDKGTIHKVYGGVTSVSSHLIPFENRDITNSLEKTAIAKCAAQFVEGNELIFIDSGTTTRSIVEYLPLVPKLTILTNSLDIINAAANLEHITLMAIGNCYKRDTKSFVGSESLHILDKYNINKAFMAATGVSTESGLTNSDILEYEIKKKIVDKAQQVYLLADASKFGRSTLLTYAPLDQVDTLITSEPLPQQYQEYCDEHGIAVFLTEHGADTRGI, from the coding sequence ATGCGGGAGAAACGGCTGCAAGATATCGAAGAGTATATCCATTCGGTAGGAACTGTCTCGTTGGATGAGCTGTGCGAGCACTTCAATGTTTCGAAAAACACGATTCGCCGTGACATCAGCAATATTTTGGACAAGGGGACGATACATAAGGTCTATGGCGGCGTCACTTCGGTGTCCAGCCATCTGATTCCGTTCGAGAACCGGGATATTACGAATTCATTGGAAAAGACGGCCATTGCCAAATGCGCGGCTCAATTTGTGGAAGGAAATGAATTGATATTTATCGACTCCGGTACGACGACGCGCAGTATAGTGGAGTATTTGCCGCTGGTTCCGAAGTTGACTATTTTGACTAACAGTCTTGATATTATAAATGCCGCAGCGAATCTGGAGCATATCACGCTAATGGCGATCGGGAATTGCTATAAGCGGGATACGAAATCGTTCGTCGGCAGCGAGAGTCTGCATATTCTCGACAAATACAATATCAACAAAGCATTTATGGCGGCGACGGGCGTATCGACCGAGAGCGGATTGACGAACTCGGATATTTTAGAATACGAGATTAAGAAGAAGATTGTGGATAAGGCGCAGCAGGTCTACTTGCTAGCCGACGCTTCCAAGTTCGGGCGTTCCACGCTGTTGACCTATGCTCCGCTCGATCAAGTCGATACGCTGATCACTTCAGAGCCGCTGCCGCAACAATATCAAGAGTATTGTGACGAACATGGAATTGCCGTCTTCCTGACGGAACATGGAGCAGATACAAGGGGGATATAA
- a CDS encoding stalk domain-containing protein, translated as MGRSSWKWLIAGCLLFGSMAPLAMAQEAGAATESAAELVPLRQAAESIGALVEWDQPTKTITVTYGDRVWTINSASGRSEVNGTVVKLDAGALQGKEKDPRYYVAWSTMKEALQVQGNWVNGKVLADEADWKTRAAQFTVQWAALAEAPQEEAQLASLLTPELKEATKVAHLSRLAQQIIPMVGKPTQFVQASSDNDGVHQNVQVLFKTDKDLTLSLTLRYKENGLLNDVLYSYLPSGGYQPPAYDDASLYKEETIVIGDGHFKLPGTLTLPAAANASGTYPVLVLVHGSGAHDRDESIGAAKTFRDMAIGLAKEGIATIRYEKRTREYPVQSAAIPRFTVKEETVDDALLAVQWAGQDMRLNKDRIYVLGHSQGGMLIPNIVKADTGKAIRGAVIAAGPSGSIEDLMIEQMERQLQSAKDNKQPAEAIAAAEGQLKMWKQMVAIIKDEQYTLDNLPANFPLPNASWWIDFRNHQGGEIAKDQKVPLFIIQGDNDVQVGKEHLDGWKKALQSRAGVQYKLYPKLNHVFVESDKPSTGQEYTIPGNVPEQVMQDISAWIRSN; from the coding sequence ATGGGGAGATCAAGTTGGAAATGGTTGATCGCCGGGTGTCTGTTATTCGGAAGCATGGCGCCGTTGGCGATGGCGCAGGAAGCCGGGGCGGCCACTGAATCCGCGGCTGAACTGGTGCCGTTGCGCCAGGCGGCGGAATCGATCGGGGCTCTCGTCGAATGGGATCAACCGACGAAGACGATCACCGTAACCTACGGTGATCGGGTATGGACGATTAATTCCGCGAGCGGCCGTTCCGAGGTGAACGGAACCGTCGTTAAGCTTGACGCCGGTGCTTTGCAAGGCAAGGAGAAGGACCCCCGTTATTACGTAGCTTGGAGCACCATGAAGGAAGCGCTGCAGGTTCAAGGGAATTGGGTGAACGGCAAGGTGCTGGCCGATGAGGCCGATTGGAAAACGCGTGCCGCCCAATTTACGGTCCAGTGGGCCGCCCTGGCGGAGGCGCCGCAAGAGGAAGCGCAGCTGGCTTCGCTCTTGACGCCGGAATTGAAGGAAGCGACGAAGGTGGCCCACTTGTCGCGCTTGGCGCAGCAGATTATTCCTATGGTCGGCAAGCCGACGCAATTCGTTCAAGCATCCTCGGACAACGATGGCGTGCATCAGAACGTGCAGGTGTTGTTCAAGACGGACAAGGACTTGACGCTGTCACTTACACTTCGTTACAAGGAGAACGGCTTGTTGAACGATGTATTATACTCGTATCTCCCATCCGGGGGCTACCAGCCGCCGGCCTATGACGACGCCTCCCTCTACAAGGAAGAGACAATTGTTATCGGCGATGGCCACTTCAAGCTGCCCGGTACATTGACCCTGCCGGCCGCAGCGAATGCGTCTGGCACATATCCGGTGCTCGTGCTGGTTCATGGGTCGGGGGCTCACGACCGTGACGAGTCGATCGGGGCGGCCAAGACGTTCCGTGACATGGCGATCGGATTGGCGAAGGAAGGGATTGCCACCATCCGCTATGAGAAGCGGACGCGGGAATATCCGGTTCAATCCGCTGCGATTCCGCGCTTCACCGTGAAGGAAGAGACTGTGGATGATGCACTGCTGGCGGTGCAGTGGGCAGGGCAAGACATGCGGCTGAACAAGGACCGCATCTATGTGCTCGGCCATAGCCAGGGAGGCATGCTTATCCCGAATATCGTCAAGGCCGACACGGGGAAGGCGATCCGTGGGGCTGTCATCGCGGCCGGTCCATCCGGGTCCATCGAAGATTTGATGATCGAGCAGATGGAACGCCAGCTTCAATCTGCCAAAGACAACAAACAACCGGCAGAAGCCATCGCGGCAGCAGAAGGTCAATTGAAGATGTGGAAGCAGATGGTTGCCATCATCAAGGATGAGCAATATACACTCGACAATCTTCCGGCTAACTTCCCGCTGCCGAACGCTTCATGGTGGATCGATTTCCGCAACCACCAGGGTGGAGAGATCGCCAAGGATCAGAAGGTGCCGCTGTTCATCATCCAGGGGGACAATGACGTTCAGGTCGGCAAAGAGCATCTGGACGGCTGGAAGAAGGCTCTCCAAAGCCGCGCGGGCGTCCAATACAAGCTGTATCCGAAGCTGAACCACGTATTCGTGGAGAGTGACAAGCCATCTACCGGCCAAGAGTACACCATTCCAGGCAACGTTCCAGAACAAGTCATGCAGGATATCTCGGCCTGGATTCGCAGTAACTAA
- the fba gene encoding class II fructose-1,6-bisphosphate aldolase has translation MTFVSMTEMLQCARKENYAVGQFNINGLLWVQAILQAAEETRSPVILAASDRMIEYLGGFATIASMVKAVKEELEITVPVALHLDHGTSFSRCVQAIDAGFSSVMYDGSHLPIQDNIANTQKVTSYAHAHGVSVEAEVGSVGGMEDGLVGGIRYADQSECERLVREAGVDALAPALGSVHGKYQGEPVLGFKEMEAIAEAVRIPLVLHGASGIPLPQLKRAIELGHAKVNYNTELVTAWTEAVRAVLEENPSLCEPRAIMMPAKEALVAIVKEKINKLGSAGKA, from the coding sequence ATGACATTCGTATCAATGACAGAGATGCTGCAATGCGCTCGGAAGGAAAACTATGCCGTAGGGCAGTTCAATATTAACGGTTTGCTGTGGGTTCAAGCCATTTTGCAGGCGGCGGAGGAAACCCGATCTCCTGTCATATTGGCGGCCTCCGATCGAATGATCGAGTATCTCGGCGGATTCGCCACCATCGCGTCCATGGTTAAGGCGGTGAAGGAAGAACTGGAGATTACCGTGCCTGTGGCGCTTCACCTCGATCATGGAACCAGCTTCTCCCGATGCGTGCAAGCGATTGATGCCGGGTTCAGCTCGGTCATGTATGATGGCTCCCATCTGCCGATACAAGACAATATTGCCAATACGCAAAAAGTAACCTCTTATGCCCATGCTCATGGCGTATCCGTCGAGGCCGAAGTCGGATCGGTCGGGGGGATGGAGGACGGACTCGTCGGCGGGATCCGGTATGCCGATCAATCCGAATGCGAACGCCTGGTCAGAGAAGCCGGCGTCGATGCCCTCGCTCCCGCGCTCGGCTCCGTTCACGGGAAATATCAAGGCGAGCCCGTGCTCGGCTTCAAGGAAATGGAGGCCATTGCAGAAGCGGTGCGCATTCCGCTTGTCCTTCACGGCGCATCCGGCATTCCTCTTCCTCAATTGAAGAGGGCGATTGAACTAGGCCACGCGAAAGTGAACTACAATACGGAGTTAGTCACGGCTTGGACCGAGGCAGTCCGAGCGGTGCTGGAGGAAAACCCGTCTCTGTGCGAGCCCAGAGCCATTATGATGCCTGCCAAGGAAGCGCTGGTTGCCATAGTGAAAGAAAAGATAAACAAACTGGGCTCTGCCGGCAAAGCGTAG